In Setaria italica strain Yugu1 chromosome I, Setaria_italica_v2.0, whole genome shotgun sequence, the genomic window AGCATAGCAGTCATAAATTGAATATTTTGAGCACCCCTCAACAATGCAAGAGTTTTTACAGTCCATTCATCATCATCTGAATCACTTTCATCAGTCTCATGAGAAGAATAATCAGATCTGTTCATTACACAAAGAATAATCATTAAAACAGTATCATTATTACAACTCCAAATAGTAGCAATGGAAAGTCATACAAAACCTACATATTACAAACCATTAAACTAGAACAATAAATAAATAGCACTAATTGCAAGGATACAATGGTTGCTCTACTTAGGCACATCATTTCTAGTCATCTAGTCATGCTTTCTAGTCAACCAATCAAATCTCTCTTCAGGTGTGTCCAATGTCATGAACATCTCTCTTTCAGCTTTTTTGGTAAAAACAAGTGATGCAATGAAATGTTCATTTGTTCCTGGAACAGCACCACATTCCTTCACCAATGCCATGACATCCTGGATTGAACAACCAGATTTGTCCTCCCTCCTCGCAATGGACTCACAGGATGCAGTTGTTCGCTCATTCATCTCCACAATCTTGCCCATTTGTTCTTGAAACCAAAGACCTCCACTTGTCTTAggtttctttcccttcttgttATCAGCCACTCTACCTCTCTTCCCTCTCACAGTAGTAGGTGTCACCTCCTCTGGTTCACTGTCATCGTCATTGTCAgcttcatcctcatcatcaaggTTAATGGGAGAAGTATCACAATCCAAATTTGTTTGAGAAGGTCTTGCACCACTAGAAGCACACCAATGATCATCCCCGGTGTTACGAAGATCTTCGAACATAATTCCCAAGCTTTCCTCATTTTGGAGCCCTCTGTGCTTAAATCTAGTACATCCCTTTACTTTCTGTAATGCAAGAATAATTGTCAGTACGGAAATAAATCATTCACCAAAACAATGGAACATTGTTAAGCATGAAAAATAACTTGCACTTACTCTTGCTGTTTCCTTCCACCAACTCTCTGGCATAACTATATTTTTTCCTGATTCATCCCATCCTATGCCAGTCTCCTTATTGGTCAGTTGCTTCCAAATTCCATAATCAATTTTCAATTTATCCCATTTATTCTTGAATTGTTTTCTAGTATACAGAGTACCAGTCCTCTCATGAAACCTTTGGATGACATTCTTATAACCTATCTTATTCAAATGAGTGCTTGACCGATTTCCTTTTTGAACTTCGTCTGCAAAAATCTCACAGACTATTCTAGTGTTCTCATCACACCAAGCGGCTTCTCTGTTGCAAATCAGTACGGTAAGCACCAAATAACAAGACATACAATTTTCACCTAGAGATGTATGACAAGGATTTCTGAGGTCATGAACCTCCTGCTGTTTCCATTTTGACAAGGATTTCTTCATGGAAAGATATTAGAGCTGCCCACGGTGAATTAAGTTTGACAATGTAAACAAGTTCAGGCATATAGACTACTTAGAAGTTTATGTTGTGCTAAGTTTATCTAATATCTTATctcttttaaattatttttcaaaaCAGAGAAGAATCAGGAAGTCCAAACTTTTGGTCAGGGATTTGTCTACACAATCTTGCTAGAATATCCAGGGAAGGAACAACAGTACGACGAGTTCTGGAAGCTATATTTCGTTATTGTGATAATAACAATGTTCTAAAGGATTTGCACTGTGTGTCCTGCTAGATATGCAAATTGTGATGGACAAATCTGGTATTCATTGTTTCCTCAATATCTTATTTTATTAGTTTACATTTTGCACTTCTGTGATATTTATACTCTATAATCTATATATACGCATGTTTGTCTTCAACCATTATTTTTGGTTCTGATAGATATTTATGTCATTGTATGCCAGGACAGAATGCCATTATTTCGACGGTACCATTTTCACACATAGGTATGTCACACAATACCATTTTCTGATTCCAATATAATAAACCTTTACAATGCCAAATGCAGCATAATTTATCGAATGCGTTGTCTGAATGATGTCATGTAGCAGTTTATCAATTGAAAATTTCTTATTCTTGTCGCGGCAGCTATGCTTTCAAAAATTATGAGCTAATCTGTTCGGTGATAAAGTATAATTTTCTTTCATCTATATGAGCATCGCCGAGCTACTTTTGATTGTAATTCCTTAAAATTTCTAAACCCAGCTCGATGAGACTTCCCTTTGTGGGTTGTCTGGGATAAAAACAGCTCAATAACTTTTACCTTCCATCATCGACGGTTACTGGggcagcaggaatcggcgctgGTGTTCTAGGTGCTCGGCCaccgcgtcctcctccacggcgagCAAAGGCTCCTCGAACTGGCACCGACATTGCCTCTTCGAACtcgttcgccgccgccaccaataTGTTAGACAACCACTCCGGCCCGAGagctgcggccgccgctgcgctgCTCCACCAATCCGGccccatccgccgcccgccATCGAACCAGCAAGTAGCCCACCGCTGACAGCACAGGGGGGGGGGGCGCCGCCGACAGCACAGGGggggggccgccgccgggccaCACTCCTCTGCGCGCCGTCGATGCTTGGTGAGCCATCTCACCCCCGGACTGGCAAGCCGCCTGCTGCCCTCGCCGTTggtcggccgccgccggtccggGAAGGGCCGCATCCGGCCGAGatgcggcgcctccgccgcccccaacCCCTGGATTGAGGTCAGCAAGGCTCGATCCGCCGGTTTCACTGCCCGGAGGACCTTCCCTGCGCGCTGCCGTTGGGCACCGGCCCTGGGacatggcgccgccggcgctgctgtTGCGCGAGGCGAGAAAGCGGCACGGGGGGAGAAAGCGCGTGCGGAGGCCTGAAGGCCTAGCGCCTCTGTTATTTGCGGTGGCAATTGACGTAATTTTGAGAAACTTGTGGGCCATCTCCCTGGCGCAAGTGGGAAGGAGCCGTCGGAGCCCATTTTTCCGGCTCCGTGCGTGCAGTGCAAAAAGTGCTCCGGCTCCGGAGTGCTTCTCGGTGAAGCCGTTTCCGTTTTTTGGTGTTTGGTTCGGCTCCGGCGAAAACAGCTTCGGGAGCCGTTTTTGGAGCTGTACCAAAGGCGTCCTAAGTGGTCAATGGTGTCTTCCAGCAAACCAACATCATTTCGCATGTCTTGTAGCAAATTTTGCCTATATTATTTGGAGGGGATTATTAAATCTAGAGCTAGATGGTTGAACACGAGACACAGTTCGAACTACCAAATATCTGTAATACGTAGACTTGTGCTTGGGATTTATATTCTCAGCGTATAGCGTATTGAATATGGTTTGGATTTTCTGAGAGAGTATCTGCCCATACCGGGAGGCAAGGTTACAAATCTATTCcatatctaatactagttggTTATAAGGAAACACGTATGATCTTAACACAAGTTATTTTTTACACATTTGAACTACTCTATCTCTATCTTTTTGCACGACATGCCTGGCTTACTCCGTATGTTACCGTTTGCCCGTCCGAATGGTACCTAGAGATCATATACCCATAGGTATTTTCCACTGGTATTTTGGACCCGAAACGTCTTGGGTTTTTTTGTCAGCCTGCGTTAAGTCCTATACCAGTTCCAACAATAATCCACGTTACGTTATATTAATAACCCATGACAATATATAAGTTTATCACATTTTAagtaaaatatttttaatcTATCTACATGCATGGTTTATTTTTAAGAAACATAAATATTTTAGATTGGTATTATGttaatgaaatgaaaaaaaagagccGCACCAGTCTCCTTTGATTCAATGAATTCACCACTGTCGATTTAAGTTGAGACTTAgaccctgtttgggaagggggtgttaaagtttaacaccccacttttaacactttttaacactttcctatccaaacacttgtgttaaaagtgaggtgttaaagtttaacaccccatttttcataaacacatggaggaggtgttaaaatttgctaaaggtgttaaaagtggtccccctctccaTTTTTTCCtaggttaccccttctctctcctccctctctctccgccggccataaataagggggcaatggagtcatttcccatcaaaggtgttaaagtttaacacatcatccaaacaccccaatgtgttaaattttagcactctatttgagagtgttaaaactttaacacttgttaaattttaacgcagggtatccaaacaggcccttaatatTTTATAACCGGAGGTTATCGAAATATCAAAGCACAACTCAAATCTGAACAGTAGGACATGCAATTCATTTGAAGCAAAAGTAATCGATTCTGGTATTCCTCTTATATGTATCTCAAAGGTTACCCAAGATCACTTGCATATTGGTTCACGACATCGACATCATCACATTGCATATAAACACATAAAATTATTACAAAACTTGATGAATAAATTTGAAATATATATGCGAGAACACAAAATTACATGCATGAATGGTTGACTTTCACATCAACTAGACAAGCTAACAACTTATGAAACAAGTTTGGAAGTCAGCTGGTAATGCCTTTGCCAAAGGCATGACCAAATGATATTATATCATAACATAATCCATTAGGACctgcaaaacaacaacaaaggaatGGTGAGTACAGAGGTACTCGCAAGACATACTCCCATGTGGGTATATATTTATCTTGACGCCATGGATCATGCATTTGGCTCAAGTAGCAAGTAATAAAAGTCACAACTTGTTGGCAATTTTGCATGAAAAAATCTTACAAATTTGTACAACCTCAATTTTTGAACATATAAGTCACAGTTTAAGCATGCAACTACAACCATGTAATTGAACATGTAAGCTAAACCCAAATCTATATAGTGTCCAAATTAAGTATAAGAAGTTGTAATCATATCCATTACCCATATTTCACAAGTTCCATTGTTTTATCATGAGTAATTGTTGGTGATCAAGTGGTGCTCATAACTGAGTGCACAACAATTCGAATTGATTTACCAAACCTtgcagcatttttttttgttggggtgggggtgggggggggggtgttcaTCAAGCACTCGACATATGAGTCCAACTACTTGGCCCTGCCAAACCTTTTTTTCTCCACACATGCCCACACGTTTGAACCATCCTCGTGATGTCATGAGTTGTCTATGCCCCTGCTTAAACTAGGATGATACAGTGGTACATGCACACTTATATTGCTATTAGCTTCGCAATTGCACGGGCCACTCCTCTAGTTATACACAAACACCGACAGGTGGGACTGAGACACGTGCCATAAAATCAGCTTATCCTTATGGGTTCCTCTGTTTTTGTTGAGATACTCCTATAGAAATCATGGTGAAATTTCGAACGGGGTCTAAAATTTGACAATCTGGTACCTAGGCTTGCTCTAGGCTTTAGCTGAACTTGCCTGTTAATAAACAATTTACAATCCTAGCCAAACAAGTTAAATGAGAATACGAATTGCAGTCATTTCTGGTTCAGTTTTTCAGCCTTTTCCTACTGTCTAGAGAGTAGAGACTGATTTCAGTCTTGCACCACTGTAGAATCTCGCCTTGCAAATTTCTTGCACTGCCAGCTCAACCGTTCACTCATGACAACGGCTTGGCCATTCAACAGTTACTCCTCCGCTGCTTGCTGCCGATGCTGACGCCGGAATAACACAAACACACACGCCTCATCCTTTCGTCTCTGAATCTGATGGAGACGCAGATTAGACTTGGAGAGATCTTGCCTTCGGGTGAAGCTAGCAGAGGACTATACAGCGCAGTGCGAATCATTATATTCGTCAGAGTTTTTCACACGCGAAATCACGCCGGGGGACTCGGCGGCGCTCATGGTCGATCGACAGGACGGTGCTGCATATATACCCTGCTTGCTGCTTTCTGCTGGAAAGAGGTGACATATATATGTAAAGCACACAAAAATTAGATGGAACAGAATCCAAAACGTTTGGAGAAAGGCGAACACAGTAGATCAGGCCATGATCTCTGTTCTTGTGAGCAGCATCTGGCTAGCAAAAAATAAAGCGAAATTTTCTTCATTGACTAGCCCTGCCTCATACTACCAGTCTTGGTCATCAGTGCGGACGTTGTAATTGATGATCTGGGCCCCAAATCGGATCTAGAAGCATAAATTAGTGCTTGATAACAAATTTTTCAGTCAGAGTGCCTTTCTCATAATTTATTGGTGGCTCATGCGCGAAGACTTGACTAACGGGTCGTTAATCCTTGTCCCAATCATCGCACGCCTAAGAGTCCACTG contains:
- the LOC105913935 gene encoding uncharacterized protein LOC105913935, with product MGPDWWSSAAAAAALGPEWLSNILVAAANEFEEAMSVPQLTNKETGIGWDESGKNIVMPESWWKETARKVKGCTRFKHRGLQNEESLGIMFEDLRNTGDDHWCASSGARPSQTNLDCDTSPINLDDEDEADNDDDSEPEEVTPTTVRGKRGRVADNKKGKKPKTSGGLWFQEQMGKIVEMNERTTASCESIARREDKSGCSIQDVMALVKECGAVPGTNEHFIASLVFTKKAEREISDYSSHETDESDSDDDEWTVKTLALLRGAQNIQFMTAMLAFKYFLTYHDKNKNRTPSQSGFGWTMEKLQTLGQSLKMFRMDPHLFYQLHDLLASSYGLESSMHINSMESLAMFLLVCGQGKYYNVDAGYPNRPGYLTPYKDARYHVPEWRRGPAPSGEHELFNHLHSSLRNVVERAFGVLKMKWRILLKMSTFPLEKQMMIIAATMCLHNFIRENNAQDKHFRKCDRNLDYVPTIPSRYARHLPSQNARDTSTSESNDRAMDRFRDDLARAIFLSRSS